In Ruminococcaceae bacterium R-25, one genomic interval encodes:
- a CDS encoding cardiolipin synthase: MTKKRTVERKTAIKNSIGRIIVFGLLVLAQLVGFIVLLYYLGSYFPPLDIAVRAISLIVVLGINSRDHNGVFKLIWVIVILLFPVPGLLFYVLNNFSSSKHKIKKRLEKVDMMVFSHLNYNDDIFAEFKAEDPARASNARYLRGFDFPIYEGTDIKYYPVAYAAYKAQIEDIKKAKEYVYLEYHAIETKEAFEPLHEALKERAAAGVDCRVLYDDVGSFLFINKNFVRVLESEGIKCNAFNPAYPIVSLFMNNRDHRKITVVDGKVGYTGGYNIADEYFNIVNPYGHWKDNGIRLEGPAVQSLTAMFIEMWNFADMKKRDDDMMKFEAIPLVPVEGAKGFCVPYCDSPLDNEPVGENVYLNMINNSQEYCWIMSPYLVLSDEIARALQIAAKRGIDVRLMTPGIPDKKLTYSVTRSYYNMLITSGVRIYEYSPGFNHSKTFLCDDTCAVVGTINLDFRSLYHHFENAVYMYKTDCLDDIKKDFIDTFNECRDVTEKYRKKPNVFVWFFKSILRLIAPLL, translated from the coding sequence ATGACTAAGAAAAGAACGGTAGAACGCAAAACTGCTATCAAGAACAGCATCGGAAGAATAATTGTCTTCGGATTACTTGTACTTGCGCAGTTGGTAGGTTTTATCGTTCTTTTATATTATCTCGGAAGTTATTTCCCGCCGCTTGATATCGCTGTGAGAGCAATATCTTTGATCGTTGTTCTCGGTATCAATTCCAGGGACCATAACGGCGTATTTAAGCTTATCTGGGTAATCGTGATATTGCTGTTTCCGGTGCCCGGTCTGCTTTTCTATGTCCTGAACAACTTCTCGAGTTCCAAGCATAAGATCAAGAAGCGCCTTGAAAAGGTTGACATGATGGTTTTCTCCCATCTGAACTATAACGACGATATTTTCGCCGAGTTTAAGGCAGAAGACCCTGCCAGGGCTTCAAATGCCAGATACTTGAGGGGTTTTGATTTCCCGATCTACGAAGGAACGGATATCAAGTATTACCCGGTAGCTTACGCTGCTTATAAGGCGCAGATTGAAGATATAAAGAAAGCCAAGGAATATGTCTATCTGGAGTATCATGCGATAGAGACAAAGGAAGCTTTTGAGCCTTTGCACGAAGCATTGAAGGAGAGAGCAGCAGCCGGTGTTGACTGCAGAGTCTTATACGATGATGTGGGTTCATTCCTTTTCATCAACAAGAACTTCGTAAGAGTTTTAGAGTCTGAAGGTATCAAGTGCAACGCATTTAACCCTGCATATCCGATCGTTTCACTGTTCATGAATAACCGTGACCACAGAAAGATCACAGTTGTTGACGGCAAGGTCGGATATACGGGCGGGTATAACATCGCTGACGAGTATTTTAATATCGTAAATCCTTACGGTCATTGGAAGGATAACGGCATAAGGCTTGAAGGCCCTGCTGTCCAGAGTCTTACTGCAATGTTCATCGAGATGTGGAACTTTGCGGACATGAAAAAGCGCGATGACGATATGATGAAGTTCGAGGCGATCCCTCTGGTTCCCGTGGAAGGCGCTAAAGGTTTCTGTGTTCCTTATTGTGACAGCCCTTTGGACAATGAGCCTGTAGGTGAGAATGTTTACCTTAACATGATCAACAATTCTCAGGAATACTGCTGGATAATGTCTCCTTATCTTGTTTTGTCTGATGAGATCGCGAGAGCTTTGCAGATTGCAGCAAAAAGAGGCATAGACGTAAGGCTCATGACTCCCGGCATCCCTGATAAGAAGCTTACATACAGTGTAACGAGATCTTATTACAACATGCTTATTACGAGCGGTGTCAGGATCTATGAGTATTCTCCCGGATTTAACCACTCGAAAACCTTCCTCTGTGATGACACATGCGCTGTTGTAGGAACGATAAACCTTGATTTCAGGAGCCTTTACCATCACTTCGAAAACGCAGTCTACATGTATAAGACGGATTGCCTTGACGACATTAAGAAGGACTTTATCGATACTTTTAATGAGTGCCGTGACGTTACCGAGAAATACAGGAAAAAACCTAATGTGTTTGTCTGGTTCTTTAAATCTATCTTACGTTTGATCGCACCGTTGTTATAA
- a CDS encoding glutamine synthetase: MIDFHVIPDLLYVIPAEKHSAQDIRNILSAHPEVKFVSLAAVDLMGNDTDEKIPLYDFMDNIENFLDGKAVQTDGSSVVLPGIATLNDGKVDLIPDSKVIWYIDYNYEHLDFETGKPIGTLRIPSFLKHNNDYVCSRSILRKSTEYFEKTVQERFLNDPALCADYGFTPEELDHITTITATELEFWVNSPDEIISTEQLSISQELKESYWKRTKGVVRTALEQVILLLDNYGFNPEMGHKEVGGVKASLNSSGQFHFIMEQLEVDWKYSDALQGADYELIARILIKEIFRLHGLDVSFNAKPLPGVAGSGEHTHVNAVAFLKSGKKINLFAPEDTKADFLSRFGWGCLMGIMKHYSNVINPFVSATTDAFERLTPGFEAPTHSVASIGKDVLTPSRNRSVLLGLVRSEDTKYATRFELRAPNPHTNTYLCLASVYQAMLDGIAYAIDSGKDTKALEAEFIKPYGQPSDYLETDRLYRCEDDIFEDMDSNERDRLFGTPAATVFESLSTLKDPSVAEILCRGGVFNEQLINSYYQAMLVRWEMELMEKIIPANLSLIRSVVRSDDGSVSYDEKLWSDIEDLKLLLAKDTDIQDSIFTRVKAAVKSGDWEKTSEYQRAMKNAMIELKNKYKTYCDNQI, translated from the coding sequence ATGATTGATTTCCATGTAATACCGGATCTGCTTTATGTAATTCCCGCAGAGAAGCATTCAGCACAGGATATCAGAAATATCTTAAGCGCTCATCCCGAAGTCAAATTCGTTTCTCTCGCAGCTGTTGACCTTATGGGCAACGATACTGACGAGAAGATCCCCCTTTATGACTTCATGGACAATATCGAGAATTTCCTCGACGGCAAGGCCGTACAAACCGACGGTTCTTCTGTAGTTCTCCCCGGAATCGCTACATTAAACGACGGTAAGGTTGACCTTATCCCTGACAGCAAGGTCATCTGGTACATTGACTATAACTACGAGCACCTGGATTTTGAGACAGGAAAGCCCATAGGAACATTGAGGATACCCTCTTTCCTTAAGCATAACAACGATTACGTCTGCTCGAGATCTATTCTCCGCAAGAGCACGGAATATTTCGAAAAGACTGTCCAAGAGCGTTTCTTAAACGATCCTGCTCTTTGTGCCGATTACGGTTTTACACCTGAAGAACTGGATCACATCACGACTATCACTGCCACAGAGCTTGAGTTCTGGGTAAATTCACCTGATGAGATCATCAGCACCGAGCAGCTCTCGATCTCCCAGGAACTTAAGGAATCTTACTGGAAGCGCACCAAGGGCGTCGTAAGAACAGCTTTAGAGCAGGTCATCCTTCTTCTCGATAACTACGGCTTCAATCCTGAGATGGGACACAAGGAAGTCGGCGGCGTTAAGGCTTCCCTTAATTCTTCCGGCCAGTTCCACTTCATCATGGAGCAGCTCGAAGTTGACTGGAAGTATTCTGATGCTCTCCAGGGCGCTGACTATGAGCTTATCGCAAGGATCCTCATCAAGGAGATCTTCAGACTTCACGGTCTTGACGTAAGCTTCAATGCAAAGCCCCTCCCCGGCGTTGCAGGTTCAGGCGAGCACACACATGTAAATGCTGTTGCTTTCCTTAAGTCCGGCAAGAAGATCAACCTCTTCGCACCCGAAGATACAAAGGCCGATTTCTTAAGCAGATTCGGCTGGGGCTGCCTTATGGGCATCATGAAGCACTACAGCAACGTTATCAATCCTTTCGTTTCTGCTACAACGGATGCTTTCGAGCGTTTGACACCCGGATTTGAGGCTCCTACTCATTCAGTAGCTTCCATCGGTAAGGACGTTCTTACTCCTTCAAGAAACAGATCAGTCCTCTTGGGACTTGTCAGAAGCGAAGATACAAAGTATGCAACAAGATTCGAACTTCGTGCTCCGAACCCTCATACAAATACATATCTCTGCCTCGCATCTGTATATCAGGCAATGCTCGACGGTATAGCTTATGCGATTGATTCAGGCAAGGATACAAAGGCTCTGGAAGCTGAATTCATCAAGCCTTACGGCCAGCCCAGTGATTATCTTGAGACTGACAGGCTCTATCGCTGCGAAGATGATATTTTCGAGGATATGGATTCCAACGAGAGAGACAGACTCTTCGGAACACCTGCTGCTACGGTTTTCGAATCCCTCTCCACACTTAAAGATCCTTCTGTAGCAGAGATCCTCTGCAGAGGCGGCGTATTCAACGAGCAGCTCATCAATTCCTACTATCAGGCAATGCTCGTACGTTGGGAGATGGAACTCATGGAAAAGATCATCCCTGCAAACCTCTCTCTTATCAGAAGCGTTGTAAGGTCCGATGACGGTTCCGTAAGCTACGATGAAAAGCTCTGGAGCGACATCGAAGACTTAAAGCTCCTTCTTGCAAAGGATACTGATATTCAGGATTCCATCTTCACAAGAGTCAAGGCCGCTGTTAAGTCCGGCGACTGGGAAAAGACATCCGAGTATCAGCGTGCAATGAAGAATGCCATGATCGAACTCAAAAACAAATACAAGACATACTGCGATAACCAGATCTGA
- a CDS encoding peptide chain release factor 2, producing MLEFDNIRLDLESYEVPVAELKDALHIDRVSDQISEYENRMQEPDFWNNVEKATEIQQTLGRLKKKVESYNALCAEREDLLALCELANEEEDLDSLEELKTSSAKFKEDFEKMRLETLLTGPYDANNATITLHAGAGGTEAMDWCSMLYRMYTRWAESHGFSVEELDYVEGDTAGIQSVSFMIKGDYAYGFLRSELGVHRLVRISPFDAAGRRHTSFASCEVIPELDQKTEDDIKIDMSDVRVDTYRATGKGGQHINKTDTAVRMTHNPTGIVVSCQAERSQLQNKETCLRMLKAKLFALARASEMEKIEDLKGNQMEIAWGSQIRSYVFCPYTLVKDNRTGYEEVDVDSVMDGNLDGFINAYLSGMKNEK from the coding sequence ATGCTTGAATTTGACAACATAAGACTCGACCTTGAATCTTACGAAGTGCCTGTAGCAGAGCTTAAGGATGCTCTTCACATTGACCGCGTATCTGACCAGATAAGCGAATACGAGAACCGTATGCAGGAGCCTGACTTCTGGAACAATGTCGAAAAGGCAACTGAGATCCAGCAGACTTTGGGAAGGCTTAAGAAAAAGGTAGAGAGCTATAACGCTCTTTGTGCCGAACGTGAAGATCTTCTGGCGCTTTGCGAGCTCGCTAATGAGGAAGAGGATCTTGATTCTCTTGAAGAGCTTAAGACTTCATCTGCCAAGTTCAAGGAAGACTTCGAAAAGATGCGCCTTGAGACCCTTCTTACAGGTCCTTATGATGCCAATAATGCAACGATCACTCTCCATGCCGGTGCCGGCGGAACGGAAGCAATGGACTGGTGCTCAATGCTCTACAGAATGTATACCAGATGGGCAGAAAGCCACGGTTTCTCTGTTGAGGAATTGGACTATGTAGAAGGTGATACAGCCGGTATCCAGTCAGTATCTTTCATGATCAAGGGCGATTATGCTTACGGTTTCTTAAGATCAGAGTTAGGCGTACACCGTCTCGTAAGAATCTCGCCTTTCGATGCAGCAGGCAGAAGACATACTTCATTTGCTTCATGCGAAGTCATTCCTGAATTGGACCAGAAGACAGAAGACGATATCAAGATCGATATGTCCGATGTCCGTGTTGATACGTACCGTGCAACAGGTAAGGGTGGTCAGCACATCAATAAGACAGATACAGCTGTCCGTATGACTCATAATCCTACTGGAATCGTTGTTTCCTGCCAGGCTGAAAGATCTCAGCTCCAGAACAAGGAAACATGCTTGAGAATGCTGAAGGCTAAGCTTTTCGCACTCGCAAGAGCATCCGAAATGGAAAAGATCGAAGACCTTAAGGGTAACCAGATGGAGATCGCCTGGGGTTCACAGATCAGATCCTATGTATTCTGTCCTTATACGCTCGTTAAAGACAACAGAACCGGATATGAGGAAGTTGACGTCGATTCCGTTATGGACGGCAACTTGGACGGCTTCATCAATGCATATCTGTCTGGAATGAAGAACGAGAAGTAA
- a CDS encoding DNA-binding Lrp family transcriptional regulator encodes MIDDLELLRLIENNARLSAEEIAVMLGVNAADVEAEIKRLKDENIILGYNTIINWEKKAPDNCIGMIEVRITPVKNKGYDHIAQILSKYDKVTACYLMSGGFDLMIIYEDRSLRDIATFVTEKIAPMEGVLSTTTHFILKKYKANGIIYDNPNTDDRQAIIL; translated from the coding sequence ATGATTGACGATTTAGAGTTACTGAGACTTATTGAGAACAATGCCAGACTTTCGGCGGAAGAGATCGCCGTAATGCTTGGTGTTAACGCCGCGGATGTGGAAGCCGAGATCAAGCGCCTTAAGGATGAGAATATCATCTTAGGCTATAACACGATCATTAACTGGGAGAAGAAAGCACCCGATAACTGCATCGGTATGATCGAAGTAAGGATCACACCTGTTAAGAACAAGGGTTATGACCATATTGCACAGATCTTGAGCAAGTACGACAAGGTTACTGCATGCTATCTTATGAGCGGCGGTTTTGACCTTATGATCATCTACGAGGACAGAAGCCTTCGTGATATCGCTACATTCGTTACCGAGAAGATCGCTCCTATGGAAGGCGTTCTTTCTACTACAACGCACTTCATCCTTAAGAAATATAAGGCAAATGGTATAATCTACGATAATCCGAATACAGACGACAGGCAGGCTATTATCTTATGA
- a CDS encoding aspartyl aminopeptidase, with protein MPKKKETKKIKTSELFAEFPNLYEVASEDDMTATFNFAEEYKAFLDNSKTEREFAANAIAAAEDLGYVDIATKDTLKPGDKVYQSIKGKGFAAAVVGKKGPAEGFNILGAHIDSPRLDLKPNPIYEDNDTVYFKTHYYGGIKKYQWTTIPLAVHGVVFTNDGKAHQIVVGEKDTDPVFYITDLLPHLGNEQMTKKASDFIPAEDLNVIIGGIPCTDDKKSSDIFKAGVLKLLFEQYGIKEKDFVSAEIEIVPATHARDVGFDRAYIAAYGHDDKVCAYPALRALLAQEKPKKTCVCLLTDKEEIGSYSNSGATSNLYENFLMEVFAKAEGGIDKFNTLKFRKALAATKMLSTDVTTAYDPKYASVFEKNNTAFMSHGLKIEKYTGARGKSGCSEATGDFIAEITDIFEKNSIPWQTGELGRIDAGGGGTIAAIMAELGMDVVDMGVPVWSMHAPVEVISKIDLYYLYLGYKAFIENIG; from the coding sequence ATGCCCAAGAAAAAAGAAACCAAAAAGATCAAGACAAGCGAGCTTTTCGCTGAATTTCCCAACCTTTACGAGGTAGCTTCAGAAGATGATATGACAGCTACTTTTAATTTTGCCGAGGAATATAAGGCATTTTTGGATAATTCCAAGACAGAGCGCGAATTTGCAGCTAATGCCATTGCAGCAGCAGAAGACCTCGGATATGTTGATATCGCTACAAAAGATACCTTGAAGCCCGGTGACAAGGTTTACCAGAGCATTAAGGGCAAGGGCTTTGCAGCAGCTGTAGTCGGTAAGAAGGGACCTGCTGAAGGATTCAATATCCTAGGTGCCCATATCGATTCGCCCAGGCTAGATTTAAAGCCCAATCCGATCTATGAGGATAACGATACTGTTTACTTCAAGACACACTACTATGGCGGCATCAAGAAGTATCAGTGGACAACGATCCCTCTTGCCGTACACGGCGTTGTATTTACAAACGACGGTAAGGCTCACCAGATCGTAGTAGGTGAGAAGGACACAGATCCCGTATTCTATATCACTGACCTTCTTCCTCACCTCGGAAATGAACAGATGACAAAGAAGGCATCTGATTTCATTCCCGCTGAGGACCTTAACGTAATCATCGGCGGCATTCCCTGCACAGACGATAAGAAGTCTTCGGATATCTTCAAGGCAGGCGTTTTGAAGCTCCTTTTCGAGCAGTACGGCATCAAAGAGAAGGATTTCGTGTCAGCTGAGATCGAGATCGTTCCTGCTACACACGCAAGAGACGTAGGTTTTGACAGAGCTTATATTGCAGCTTACGGCCACGACGACAAGGTATGCGCTTATCCAGCATTAAGAGCACTTCTTGCTCAGGAAAAGCCCAAGAAGACATGTGTATGCCTCCTTACAGATAAGGAAGAGATCGGCTCTTACTCCAACTCCGGCGCTACATCCAACCTCTATGAGAATTTCCTCATGGAAGTATTTGCAAAGGCTGAAGGCGGCATCGATAAGTTCAACACTTTGAAGTTCCGCAAGGCTCTTGCAGCTACAAAGATGCTCTCAACAGACGTTACTACAGCTTACGATCCCAAGTACGCTTCCGTATTTGAGAAGAACAATACTGCATTCATGTCCCACGGCCTTAAGATCGAGAAGTATACGGGTGCCAGAGGCAAGTCCGGCTGCTCTGAAGCTACAGGCGATTTCATCGCTGAGATCACAGATATCTTCGAAAAGAATTCTATCCCGTGGCAGACAGGCGAACTCGGACGTATCGATGCAGGCGGCGGCGGAACTATCGCTGCTATTATGGCTGAACTCGGTATGGACGTTGTCGATATGGGTGTTCCCGTATGGTCAATGCATGCACCTGTAGAGGTCATCTCCAAGATCGATCTTTATTATCTGTACCTTGGATATAAGGCATTTATCGAGAACATCGGATAA
- a CDS encoding aminotransferase: MSFDYDSKISKAVAAVPPSAIRKFFDLANEMQGHVISLSIGEPDFVTPWSIREAAINSIIDGYTHYSPNSGYIDSRKAIADYLMRRYGVSYDYKTEIFITVGGSEGLDLVARALINPGDEVIIVEPCFVAYKATVEFAHGVPVIVETKPENNYKLMPEELEAAITDKTKYVIVGYPNNPTGAIMTLEDWAKIKDVLMRHPDIIVLSDELYCELNYLDGKPSSLTQFAELRDRVVMVNGFSKSYAMTGFRVGYLAGPRELIAPMVKIHQYCIMCAPSTSQLAIIEAAMNADDEVKKMRDEYNHRRRVIVQGLRDAGLDCFTPYGAFYAFPCIKSTGMTSEEFCEKLLLEKHVAIVPGNAFGKCGEGFVRISYAASLEDIKEAMKLVKEFVEEHKG, translated from the coding sequence ATGAGTTTTGATTATGATTCCAAGATTTCCAAGGCTGTTGCAGCAGTTCCGCCTTCAGCTATAAGGAAGTTCTTTGATCTTGCAAATGAGATGCAGGGTCATGTTATTTCTCTTTCGATCGGTGAGCCTGACTTCGTAACACCCTGGTCGATCAGAGAAGCTGCGATCAATTCCATTATTGACGGCTATACTCATTATTCGCCCAACTCAGGATATATCGATTCCAGAAAAGCAATTGCCGATTATCTTATGAGAAGATACGGAGTATCTTACGATTACAAAACAGAGATCTTCATTACCGTCGGCGGTTCTGAAGGTCTGGACCTGGTAGCAAGGGCACTTATCAATCCCGGAGATGAGGTAATCATTGTTGAACCCTGCTTTGTTGCTTATAAGGCGACTGTTGAGTTTGCTCATGGTGTTCCGGTTATTGTCGAGACAAAGCCTGAGAATAACTACAAGCTCATGCCTGAAGAATTGGAAGCAGCTATTACCGATAAAACGAAGTATGTTATTGTCGGATACCCCAATAATCCTACAGGCGCCATCATGACGCTTGAGGACTGGGCAAAGATCAAAGATGTCCTTATGAGACATCCTGACATCATCGTTCTTTCCGATGAGCTTTACTGCGAGCTTAACTATCTTGACGGAAAGCCTTCGTCTCTTACACAGTTCGCTGAATTAAGAGACAGGGTCGTTATGGTTAACGGTTTTTCCAAATCCTACGCCATGACTGGTTTCAGAGTAGGGTACCTCGCAGGTCCCCGTGAGCTTATCGCTCCTATGGTTAAGATTCACCAGTATTGCATAATGTGCGCACCTTCAACTTCACAGCTCGCTATTATCGAAGCAGCTATGAATGCTGACGATGAGGTCAAGAAGATGCGTGATGAATATAATCACAGAAGAAGAGTCATCGTACAGGGCTTAAGAGATGCAGGCCTTGACTGCTTTACGCCTTACGGTGCTTTCTATGCTTTCCCTTGCATCAAGTCTACGGGAATGACATCAGAAGAATTCTGTGAAAAGCTTTTGCTCGAAAAGCATGTCGCTATAGTACCCGGCAATGCTTTCGGCAAGTGCGGCGAAGGTTTTGTACGTATCAGTTATGCAGCTTCTTTGGAGGACATCAAGGAAGCTATGAAATTAGTTAAAGAATTTGTTGAAGAACATAAGGGGTAA
- a CDS encoding histidinol-phosphatase (PHP family) encodes MITDGHNHTKHFSVDAGQTIDELINEAKSKGFNRLGITEHYEIDYVDDGLNWMFDLDEYNKTFEEWRAKAGDFELLKGIEFGYQTHVAEEIDKVAASIPLDVVLMSVHLFRGKDFYVDRECYQLPAKELHSEYINIMAEMCEKCNNFDVVAHYDYINRYAENKNDFITYEETPKEFDRLFEVMIAKEKALEINTKSIQKHRAGGFTRCLPDAAIINRYKEMGGKLITFGSDSHFPGTFAVCFDEAVEYMKSLGFTESVYYKDHKPHFEAM; translated from the coding sequence ATGATAACTGACGGACACAATCATACAAAGCACTTCTCTGTCGATGCAGGACAGACTATAGATGAGCTTATAAATGAGGCAAAATCCAAAGGTTTTAACAGGCTCGGTATCACTGAACACTACGAAATAGACTATGTTGACGACGGCCTTAACTGGATGTTCGACCTTGATGAATACAATAAGACTTTTGAGGAATGGCGCGCCAAGGCAGGTGATTTCGAGCTCCTCAAAGGCATCGAATTCGGATATCAGACCCATGTTGCCGAAGAGATCGACAAAGTGGCAGCTTCTATCCCTCTGGATGTCGTTCTCATGAGCGTTCACCTCTTCAGGGGCAAGGATTTCTATGTTGACCGCGAATGCTACCAGCTGCCTGCAAAAGAGCTTCACAGCGAATACATTAACATCATGGCTGAGATGTGCGAGAAATGTAATAATTTCGACGTTGTAGCCCACTACGACTACATCAACAGATATGCTGAAAACAAGAACGACTTCATCACCTACGAAGAGACACCTAAAGAATTCGACAGGCTATTCGAGGTCATGATCGCCAAAGAAAAAGCTCTTGAGATCAACACCAAATCGATCCAGAAGCACAGGGCCGGCGGCTTTACAAGGTGCCTGCCGGATGCTGCAATCATCAACAGATATAAGGAAATGGGCGGAAAGCTCATCACATTCGGATCTGATTCCCACTTCCCCGGTACCTTTGCTGTTTGCTTCGATGAAGCCGTTGAATACATGAAATCATTAGGTTTTACAGAATCTGTCTACTATAAAGACCACAAACCTCATTTCGAAGCTATGTAA
- a CDS encoding LytTr DNA-binding domain-containing protein, with translation MNIKLMLDPEDPIRKSLESLGIVDDPDSKYLLIRRGGEVNYIAGKKDDQQFYIDVNDICFIESMGHDIIIHATDGTYNSAERLKALEQVLPADRFLRVSNSAIVNLKKIKRIESSLLQKFILHMTNGSKVDVTRSYYYIFRERIGI, from the coding sequence GTGAACATCAAGTTGATGCTGGATCCGGAAGATCCGATCAGAAAGAGTCTTGAATCACTGGGGATAGTTGACGATCCTGACTCTAAATATCTGCTCATCAGAAGAGGCGGTGAAGTTAATTACATTGCCGGAAAAAAGGATGACCAGCAGTTCTATATTGATGTAAACGATATCTGCTTTATCGAGAGTATGGGGCACGACATAATAATCCATGCTACAGACGGCACATACAATTCCGCGGAAAGATTGAAGGCACTTGAACAGGTACTGCCGGCAGACCGCTTTTTAAGAGTCAGCAATTCCGCGATCGTAAACCTTAAGAAAATAAAGCGTATAGAATCATCTTTGCTCCAGAAATTCATCCTGCATATGACTAATGGATCCAAAGTCGATGTAACAAGAAGTTATTACTACATTTTCAGAGAAAGAATAGGAATCTAA
- a CDS encoding malate dehydrogenase (oxaloacetate-decarboxylating) — MDVNEKAIKMHEEWAGKIEVIAKAPVSSKEELAIAYTPGVAAPCLEIQKDVDLSYKYTRRHNLVAVVTDGTAVLGLGDIGPEAGMPVMEGKCALFKAFGDVDAFPLCIRSKDVDEIVNTVALLAGSFGGVNLEDISAPRCFEIEKKLKERCDIPIFHDDQHGTAVITLAGLTNALKIVGKKMEDIHVVVNGAGAAATAITKLLISRGLKNVILCDRKGAIYEGREGLNPAKEEMAKITNPEKKAGSLADVIVGADVFIGVSAPGVLTADMVATMAKDPVVFACANPVPEILPDEAKKAGVAVMATGRSDFPNQVNNVLAFPGIFRGALDVRASDINDEMKIAAANAIAGIVSDAELNPDYILPDAFDARVGKAVAAAVAQAARDTGVARI, encoded by the coding sequence ATGGACGTTAATGAAAAAGCAATTAAGATGCATGAAGAGTGGGCTGGTAAGATCGAAGTTATTGCCAAGGCTCCCGTAAGTTCAAAGGAAGAACTCGCAATCGCTTACACACCCGGTGTTGCAGCTCCTTGTCTTGAGATCCAGAAGGATGTAGACCTCTCTTATAAATATACCAGAAGACACAACCTTGTTGCTGTTGTTACAGACGGTACAGCAGTTCTCGGTTTGGGCGACATCGGACCTGAGGCTGGTATGCCTGTTATGGAAGGTAAGTGCGCTCTTTTCAAGGCTTTCGGTGATGTTGACGCATTCCCTCTCTGCATCCGTTCAAAGGACGTTGATGAGATCGTTAATACAGTTGCACTTCTCGCTGGTTCTTTCGGCGGCGTAAACCTTGAGGATATCTCAGCTCCCAGATGCTTCGAGATCGAAAAGAAGCTCAAGGAAAGATGCGACATCCCGATCTTCCACGATGACCAGCACGGTACTGCAGTTATCACACTTGCAGGTCTTACAAATGCTCTTAAGATCGTTGGCAAGAAGATGGAAGATATCCATGTTGTAGTTAACGGCGCAGGCGCTGCAGCTACAGCTATCACAAAGCTCTTGATCTCCAGAGGCCTTAAGAACGTTATCCTCTGCGACCGTAAGGGTGCTATCTATGAGGGAAGAGAAGGCCTCAATCCTGCTAAGGAAGAAATGGCTAAGATCACAAACCCTGAGAAGAAGGCTGGTTCTCTCGCTGACGTTATCGTTGGTGCTGACGTATTCATCGGCGTTTCCGCTCCGGGCGTACTCACAGCTGATATGGTTGCTACAATGGCTAAGGATCCGGTTGTTTTCGCTTGCGCTAACCCTGTACCTGAGATCCTTCCTGACGAAGCTAAGAAGGCTGGCGTTGCAGTTATGGCTACAGGCCGTTCTGACTTCCCGAACCAGGTTAACAACGTTCTCGCTTTCCCTGGTATCTTCCGTGGTGCTCTCGATGTAAGAGCTTCCGATATCAACGACGAGATGAAGATCGCTGCTGCTAACGCTATCGCAGGCATCGTTTCTGACGCTGAGCTCAATCCTGATTACATCCTTCCTGACGCGTTCGACGCAAGAGTTGGTAAGGCTGTTGCAGCTGCAGTTGCACAGGCCGCTCGTGATACAGGCGTAGCAAGAATCTGA